A single Nocardioides bizhenqiangii DNA region contains:
- a CDS encoding ZIP family metal transporter yields MGEAFVWGLVASTSLVIGALFAFWFHISLRAIGLIMGFGAGVLISAVSFDLIEEAAETSLGSGWVAAGVFAGCLVFFGGDRLIDRLGGGGRKDATGGEDATDGEEEGGSALPIVLGTVLDGIPESMVIGLTIYEGGAVGAAYLAAVFLSNLPESISATTGLLKGGWKKSRLLWMWIGIAVISGLSSLTGYAVFQDSSDDTVAFVLAFAAGAILTMLANTMMPEAFKHGGKLAGVITTLGFVVAYSIHALA; encoded by the coding sequence ATGGGTGAGGCATTCGTCTGGGGGCTGGTCGCCAGCACCTCTCTGGTGATCGGCGCGCTCTTCGCGTTCTGGTTCCATATCAGCCTCCGGGCGATCGGCCTGATCATGGGCTTCGGTGCCGGCGTACTGATCAGCGCAGTGTCGTTCGACCTGATCGAAGAAGCGGCCGAGACGTCCCTGGGCTCCGGCTGGGTCGCCGCGGGGGTGTTCGCCGGCTGTTTGGTCTTCTTCGGCGGAGATCGGCTCATCGACCGGCTCGGCGGCGGCGGACGCAAGGACGCCACAGGCGGTGAGGACGCCACGGACGGGGAAGAGGAGGGCGGCTCCGCGCTGCCCATCGTGCTCGGCACCGTGCTCGACGGGATACCGGAGTCGATGGTGATCGGTCTGACGATCTACGAGGGCGGAGCGGTGGGCGCCGCCTATCTGGCCGCGGTCTTCCTGTCCAACCTGCCCGAGTCCATCTCGGCCACCACCGGCCTCCTGAAGGGAGGCTGGAAGAAGTCCCGGCTCCTATGGATGTGGATCGGGATCGCCGTGATCTCCGGCCTCTCCTCCCTCACCGGCTACGCGGTCTTCCAGGACTCCTCAGACGACACCGTCGCCTTCGTCCTGGCGTTCGCCGCGGGCGCGATCCTCACCATGCTCGCCAACACGATGATGCCCGAGGCATTCAAGCACGGCGGCAAGCTGGCCGGGGTCATCACCACGCTCGGTTTCGTAGTCGCCTACTCGATCCACGCGCTCGCGTGA
- a CDS encoding ABC transporter permease translates to MTTLAAAGNEVASGSPVRRRSYGRYVLGKALGALGSLFFVLVVNFFLFRVLPGDPARTLTRGRAVKKEQLDAITEHYGLDQPLPQQFLTYLKNTFQGDLGVSIRYNVPVSELIVDRMWPTIALVGVSTILSMVIGVYLGMVSAWRRGGGFDNFSTGTTLTLYSMPEWWLGLLLIAGLSVGAGPLPGIFPTGGLHSIDADPSSLSGVLDAAWHLTLPVITLTLAYLAEYSLIMRSSLLDELGEDYLVTARAKGLRDVEVRRRHAVPNALLPTTTLSALNIGFVVSGAITIETIFSIPGLGLLSYEALSIPDYDVLQGTFLLASGAVIAANLAANLIYGVLDPRVRT, encoded by the coding sequence TTGACGACGCTCGCGGCGGCCGGGAACGAGGTCGCCTCCGGGTCTCCGGTCCGCCGGCGCAGCTACGGACGCTACGTCCTCGGCAAGGCGCTGGGGGCGCTCGGGAGCCTGTTCTTCGTCCTGGTGGTCAACTTCTTCCTCTTCCGGGTGCTGCCCGGTGACCCGGCGCGGACTCTGACCCGGGGACGCGCGGTGAAGAAGGAGCAGCTCGACGCGATCACCGAGCATTACGGCCTCGACCAACCTCTGCCGCAGCAGTTCCTCACCTACCTGAAGAACACGTTCCAGGGCGACCTCGGAGTCTCCATCCGCTACAACGTGCCGGTCTCGGAGCTCATCGTCGACCGGATGTGGCCGACGATCGCGCTGGTGGGTGTGTCGACGATCCTGTCGATGGTGATCGGGGTCTATCTCGGCATGGTGAGCGCCTGGCGTCGAGGCGGGGGCTTCGACAACTTCTCGACCGGCACCACCCTCACCCTCTACTCGATGCCGGAGTGGTGGCTGGGCCTACTCCTCATCGCCGGGCTGTCCGTGGGCGCCGGCCCGCTGCCCGGCATCTTCCCGACCGGCGGGCTGCACTCCATCGACGCCGATCCATCGAGCCTGAGCGGGGTCCTCGACGCGGCCTGGCACCTGACCCTGCCCGTCATCACCCTCACCCTGGCCTACCTCGCCGAGTACTCGCTCATCATGAGGTCGTCACTCCTCGACGAGCTGGGCGAGGACTATCTGGTCACCGCGCGCGCCAAGGGCCTGCGCGACGTGGAGGTGCGCCGCCGGCACGCCGTACCGAACGCGCTGCTGCCGACCACCACGCTTTCCGCCCTCAACATCGGCTTCGTGGTGTCGGGAGCGATCACCATCGAGACGATCTTCTCGATCCCCGGTCTGGGCCTGCTGTCGTACGAGGCGCTGTCGATCCCGGACTACGACGTGCTGCAAGGCACGTTCCTGCTGGCCTCGGGCGCGGTGATCGCGGCGAACCTTGCGGCCAACCTGATCTACGGCGTCCTCGACCCCCGGGTCCGCACATGA
- a CDS encoding phytoene desaturase family protein: MSSHDFDAIVVGGGHNGLTNAAYLGKAGLRTLVLEKNDLVGGAAITEELMPGFSFTTFSYALSLLRPEIIHELDLVKHGFLPLMMPSSFHPTGDGDYLLFGDDHAQNIQEIRRHSPRDADAYERYHHDLDRVCRAIRPLFDNPPPNIFGSDPDDAVDVKWLVDHLKGVDRKTMHDVVRLLTGSAADLLDDYFEHEAIKGYHASSSIIGSKVGPMSPGSGLVLLFHKMGEHDGHLGSWAFHKGGNGGFTQVLARAARAYGAEIRLGAPVASVLTDNGRAVGVVLDDGTEFRAPVVVSALDPRRTFLDLVEPRELPLDLVDNVRRMKFRGVSAKVNFALDGLPVFPALPDTVDHYGGFLNIGPTIEYVERAFDAAKYGWYSERPYMDAAIQSVVDPDMAPPGKHVMSCFVQYAPYELKGSDWETERDAFGDKAQAVLESHFPGFGDLVLHREVVTPVDIETRTGLTEGNIFAGEFLAPQMYFFRPAPGWSQYATPIDGYYQCGSGTHPGGCVIGAPGKLASQRILRDLPR, translated from the coding sequence ATGAGCTCGCACGACTTCGACGCGATCGTCGTGGGTGGCGGTCACAACGGCCTCACCAACGCGGCGTACCTCGGCAAAGCCGGGCTGCGCACCCTGGTGCTGGAGAAGAACGACCTCGTCGGCGGCGCCGCCATCACCGAGGAGCTGATGCCCGGGTTCTCGTTCACGACGTTCTCGTACGCGCTGAGCCTGCTGCGGCCGGAGATCATCCACGAGCTCGACCTGGTGAAGCACGGCTTCCTGCCGCTGATGATGCCGTCGTCGTTCCACCCCACCGGCGACGGCGACTACCTGCTGTTCGGCGACGACCACGCCCAGAACATCCAGGAGATCCGCCGGCACTCGCCGCGCGATGCCGACGCCTACGAGCGCTACCACCACGACCTCGACCGGGTGTGCCGGGCGATCCGCCCGCTCTTCGACAACCCCCCTCCCAACATCTTCGGCAGCGACCCCGACGACGCCGTCGACGTGAAGTGGCTCGTCGACCACCTCAAGGGTGTCGACCGGAAGACGATGCACGACGTCGTTCGGTTGCTGACCGGCAGCGCCGCCGACTTGCTCGACGACTACTTCGAGCACGAGGCGATCAAGGGCTACCACGCGTCGTCCTCCATCATCGGCTCGAAGGTCGGGCCGATGTCGCCGGGCTCCGGCCTGGTGCTGCTCTTCCACAAGATGGGTGAGCACGACGGCCACCTCGGCTCGTGGGCCTTCCACAAGGGCGGCAACGGCGGCTTCACCCAGGTGCTGGCCCGGGCGGCGCGGGCCTACGGCGCCGAGATCCGGCTGGGCGCACCGGTGGCCTCCGTGCTGACCGACAACGGCCGCGCGGTCGGCGTCGTCCTGGACGACGGCACCGAGTTCCGGGCGCCGGTCGTGGTCTCGGCGCTGGACCCGCGGCGCACCTTCCTCGACCTCGTGGAGCCCCGCGAGCTCCCGCTCGACCTGGTCGACAACGTGCGGCGGATGAAGTTCCGGGGGGTCTCGGCCAAGGTCAACTTCGCCCTCGACGGGCTGCCGGTATTTCCGGCCCTGCCGGATACCGTCGACCACTACGGCGGCTTCCTCAACATCGGCCCCACCATCGAGTACGTCGAGCGCGCCTTCGACGCCGCCAAGTACGGCTGGTACTCCGAGCGGCCCTACATGGACGCCGCGATCCAGTCTGTCGTGGACCCCGACATGGCCCCGCCGGGCAAGCACGTCATGTCCTGCTTCGTGCAGTACGCGCCGTACGAGCTGAAGGGCAGCGACTGGGAGACCGAGCGCGACGCCTTCGGCGACAAGGCGCAGGCCGTGCTCGAGTCGCACTTCCCGGGCTTCGGCGACCTGGTGCTGCACCGCGAGGTGGTCACGCCCGTCGACATCGAGACCCGCACCGGGCTCACCGAGGGCAACATCTTCGCCGGCGAGTTCCTGGCGCCGCAGATGTACTTCTTCCGCCCCGCGCCGGGCTGGAGCCAGTACGCCACGCCGATCGACGGCTACTACCAGTGCGGGTCGGGCACCCACCCCGGCGGCTGCGTGATCGGTGCTCCCGGCAAGCTCGCCAGCCAGCGGATCCTGCGCGACCTCCCCCGCTGA
- a CDS encoding ABC transporter substrate-binding protein — protein sequence MSGRGVVPESLGLEVSEQDGGVRPTHPVVGIGAHLSVLGVLVRFARRLGRAERDGHTRHRRPVRGFVAAAGTLVVGLLLATVGASPVQPAGAAADDEPVTFTVAFLDEVDSFNPFNGFQATSYEMWALMYDYMVGYSMEDISPAPALATSWETSEDGLTWTFDIREGVDWSDGEPLTAGDIAYTYNRIIDGGPESGNWGTYLTSVETVTAPDDTTVVLELSKPNAVLPLLPIPILPEHIWSDVAEDDVKSYRNEPSDGEPVVGSGPFRLVEGTAGGSTYLFEANPDYYGGTPHVDRVAFRVYKSEDPAVQAIIKGEVDFVDDISPIQVEALQGRDGIHAQNGVSPYFEEIAFNVGAVDPETGEPLGDGNPALEDPAFRYALGFALDNERLVEAAYQGAAVPGDTFIPTAYESWRWEPPEDVAFTFDLDRAGELLDEAGYEVGSDGLRTMPDGSEIGTIRLFARTEEPRSQTIMEFFQEWLAEIGIESEVSVMESNQLTDVILDGNFDAFHWGWFVEPDPDSILSVFLCDARGGSSDSWYCNPEFDELYASQNAELDDEKRIETVQRMQEIIYRDAPYLVTAYTTYGQAVRTDRFACFQPQPDPDGVLLVQYGAFNYTLLRPADEAGDCDGIESAVGASSSSGDDDDGTSNGVLIAGGVLLALLLVGGVVFALRRRSSADARE from the coding sequence ATGTCCGGTCGCGGTGTCGTACCAGAGTCGCTCGGCCTCGAGGTGAGCGAGCAGGACGGGGGAGTCCGTCCGACGCATCCAGTGGTAGGGATCGGCGCGCACCTCTCCGTGCTCGGTGTGCTCGTGCGCTTCGCGCGGCGCCTGGGGCGGGCTGAGCGGGATGGTCACACCCGGCACCGTAGACCCGTCCGCGGGTTCGTGGCGGCCGCGGGCACCCTGGTCGTCGGTCTGCTGCTGGCGACGGTCGGCGCGTCCCCGGTGCAGCCGGCCGGCGCGGCGGCGGACGACGAGCCGGTGACCTTCACCGTCGCATTCCTGGACGAGGTCGACTCGTTCAACCCGTTCAACGGATTCCAGGCCACGTCGTACGAGATGTGGGCGCTGATGTACGACTACATGGTCGGCTACTCCATGGAGGACATCTCGCCGGCGCCCGCCCTCGCGACGTCGTGGGAGACGTCCGAAGACGGCCTGACGTGGACCTTCGACATCCGCGAGGGAGTCGACTGGTCCGACGGGGAGCCGCTGACCGCAGGCGACATCGCCTACACCTACAACCGGATCATCGACGGTGGTCCCGAGTCCGGGAACTGGGGCACCTATCTGACGTCGGTGGAGACCGTCACCGCTCCCGATGACACGACCGTGGTGCTCGAGCTCTCGAAGCCGAACGCCGTCCTGCCCCTGCTGCCGATCCCGATCCTTCCCGAGCACATCTGGTCCGACGTGGCCGAGGACGACGTGAAGTCCTACCGCAACGAGCCCTCAGACGGCGAGCCCGTGGTGGGCTCGGGCCCGTTCCGGCTCGTCGAGGGAACGGCCGGCGGCTCGACGTACCTCTTCGAGGCCAACCCCGACTACTACGGAGGCACGCCCCACGTCGACCGGGTGGCGTTCCGTGTTTACAAGAGCGAGGACCCCGCGGTCCAGGCGATCATCAAGGGCGAGGTCGACTTCGTCGACGACATCAGCCCGATCCAGGTCGAAGCCCTGCAGGGCCGTGACGGCATCCACGCCCAGAACGGCGTCTCGCCCTACTTCGAGGAGATCGCTTTCAACGTCGGCGCGGTCGACCCCGAGACCGGTGAGCCCCTGGGCGACGGCAACCCGGCGCTGGAGGACCCCGCCTTCCGGTACGCCCTCGGCTTCGCGCTGGACAACGAGCGGCTGGTCGAGGCCGCCTACCAGGGCGCCGCGGTCCCCGGCGACACGTTCATCCCGACGGCCTACGAGTCCTGGCGGTGGGAGCCGCCCGAGGACGTGGCGTTCACGTTCGACCTCGACCGGGCCGGCGAGCTCCTGGACGAGGCGGGCTACGAGGTCGGCTCCGACGGGCTTCGCACCATGCCCGACGGCAGCGAGATCGGCACCATCCGGCTGTTCGCGCGCACCGAGGAGCCGAGGTCCCAGACCATCATGGAGTTCTTCCAGGAGTGGCTCGCCGAGATCGGCATCGAGTCCGAGGTCAGCGTGATGGAGAGCAACCAGCTCACCGACGTCATCCTCGACGGCAACTTCGACGCGTTCCACTGGGGCTGGTTCGTCGAGCCCGACCCGGACTCGATCCTCTCGGTCTTCCTCTGCGACGCGCGCGGCGGGTCGTCGGACTCGTGGTACTGCAACCCTGAGTTCGACGAGCTCTACGCGTCCCAGAACGCCGAGCTCGACGATGAGAAGCGGATCGAGACGGTCCAGCGGATGCAGGAGATCATCTACCGCGACGCGCCCTACCTCGTCACGGCGTACACGACGTACGGCCAAGCGGTGCGCACCGACCGGTTCGCGTGCTTCCAGCCACAGCCGGATCCCGACGGCGTGCTGCTCGTGCAGTACGGCGCGTTCAATTACACGTTGCTCAGGCCCGCCGACGAGGCCGGCGACTGCGACGGCATCGAGTCCGCCGTCGGCGCGTCCTCCTCGTCGGGTGATGACGACGACGGAACCAGCAACGGCGTACTGATTGCCGGCGGCGTGCTGCTCGCGCTGCTGCTCGTCGGTGGCGTCGTGTTCGCCCTGCGCCGGCGGTCCTCGGCGGACGCCCGGGAGTGA
- a CDS encoding DUF1254 domain-containing protein: protein MPADVTNTPVPAAITTPAQVGSGIGTLEFTDGYPTAGTAEKVRDHLDYLHGVETFMNTIQGVSLYAMREGFLEAGVMDGDVLIFSELMDSRSLFLTANADTVYYISFLDLSDGPLVLETPPDALGLIDDIWFRWVTDFGLPGPDRGQGGTYLLVGPGYDGPLPEGGYHVRHSRTNHVWLGARSFINENPGMDPGPTVDVIKERLKIYPYTPGGVGSSIGAFLTGKGPLGQPATAQSPRFVEGTGLAFNTIPPNDFGHYEMLDALVQLEPAEALDTEVAGQFAALGIVKDAKFAPDDRLRKVLDDAVAAGNAASRTLGMGAHPTEGFRYYDHDSAWWNMLFVGGFEFTNPPPNITAEGVQPFPNKGARRLHSRTSFFYAATGITPAMCMRLTGVGSQYMFANLDAAGDPFDGGKTYRLRLPKDIPAARFWSLTLYDNQTRSMLQTEQLYPRAGSQEYPSPAAEAEPDGSTVIHFSPTRPDDVPPGNWVQTDPERGWFVILRLYSPLQPFFDKSWRVGEIEPVA, encoded by the coding sequence ATGCCCGCCGATGTGACCAATACGCCTGTGCCCGCAGCGATCACGACTCCGGCCCAGGTGGGGTCTGGGATCGGAACCCTGGAGTTCACCGACGGCTACCCGACCGCGGGGACCGCGGAGAAGGTCCGCGACCACCTCGACTACCTGCACGGTGTCGAGACGTTCATGAACACGATCCAGGGGGTGTCCCTTTACGCCATGCGGGAGGGGTTCCTGGAGGCCGGGGTCATGGACGGCGACGTGCTGATCTTCTCCGAGCTGATGGACTCCCGGTCGCTGTTCCTGACCGCGAATGCCGACACGGTGTACTACATCTCCTTCCTTGACCTGTCCGACGGCCCCTTGGTTTTGGAAACACCCCCGGACGCGTTGGGCCTCATCGACGACATCTGGTTCCGCTGGGTCACCGACTTCGGACTGCCCGGCCCGGACCGCGGCCAGGGAGGCACCTACCTGCTGGTCGGCCCCGGCTACGACGGTCCGCTGCCCGAGGGTGGCTACCACGTCCGGCACTCTCGCACCAACCACGTATGGCTGGGCGCCCGCTCGTTCATCAACGAGAACCCGGGCATGGACCCCGGCCCGACCGTCGACGTGATCAAAGAGCGGCTGAAGATCTACCCCTATACACCGGGCGGTGTGGGCAGCAGCATCGGCGCTTTCCTGACCGGGAAGGGGCCGCTCGGCCAGCCAGCCACTGCGCAGAGTCCCCGGTTCGTGGAGGGCACCGGCCTGGCGTTCAACACGATCCCGCCCAACGACTTCGGCCACTACGAGATGCTCGATGCCCTCGTCCAGCTGGAGCCGGCCGAGGCGCTCGACACCGAGGTGGCCGGTCAGTTCGCCGCCCTCGGGATCGTCAAGGACGCGAAGTTCGCACCCGATGATCGGCTGCGGAAGGTCCTCGACGACGCGGTGGCCGCTGGCAATGCTGCGTCCCGGACCCTCGGGATGGGCGCCCACCCGACCGAAGGCTTCCGCTACTACGACCATGACTCCGCATGGTGGAACATGCTGTTCGTCGGTGGGTTCGAGTTCACCAACCCGCCGCCAAACATCACTGCCGAAGGAGTGCAGCCCTTCCCGAACAAGGGGGCGCGGCGACTGCACTCGCGCACGTCGTTCTTCTACGCCGCGACCGGGATCACCCCCGCCATGTGCATGCGGTTGACCGGCGTCGGCTCGCAGTACATGTTCGCCAATCTCGACGCCGCCGGCGACCCATTCGACGGCGGCAAGACCTATCGGCTGAGGCTGCCCAAGGACATCCCGGCGGCCAGGTTCTGGTCGCTCACGCTCTATGACAACCAGACCCGCTCCATGCTGCAGACCGAGCAGCTCTACCCACGGGCCGGAAGCCAGGAGTACCCCTCACCCGCCGCCGAAGCCGAGCCCGACGGCAGCACCGTCATCCACTTCTCACCCACTCGACCCGACGACGTGCCGCCGGGCAACTGGGTCCAGACCGACCCCGAACGAGGCTGGTTCGTCATCCTGCGCCTGTACAGCCCGCTTCAGCCGTTCTTCGACAAGTCCTGGCGAGTCGGCGAGATCGAACCGGTGGCGTAG
- a CDS encoding prolyl oligopeptidase family serine peptidase gives MRADPYHWMRRTDSPVLLAHLEAERLWYDTATGHLNSLVETLRSEMLGRVPATDRTVSWRLQGCSYYTALPAGREHPQLLREKDDSDTTEVLLDVNELVDDSGYVELGLSVVSPDQKWLAYSVDRTGDEVYELRFRDLETGADLPEVAPRTYYGGAWSSGSDQFFYTVHDDAYRPFQVWRHELGAPVADDVLVLEEPDERFELSIRATRSGALVVIWSESRDTREVWVVDAASPTSPPRSVGGRRPGVEYHAEHVVLPDGTDTLLLVTNDDATEFRLARCPVPSDSDQDHTSWSPARAERPDERLERVDGFAGHAVLSFRSQTQHRLRILPLDALDGDGIVIEPAFDRGTVEIGPNTDHHATTVTVEDQSYIEPPVWSAVSLRTGERTELLRRRAPGHHASAYVCESRSVPAPDGTPVPVTLVRHRDTPLDGTAPALFYGYGAYEAVYPDQEWDPAIPSLLDRGVVYVHAHVRGGGEGGRRWWLGGRLEHKQNTFTDYAAAADGLAGLVDGERLATRGLSAGGLLQGAVFSQRPDRWRAVVAEVPFVDVVTTMLDASIPLTITEWDEWGDPRRREDFDWMLAYSPYDNPPSGPRPDLLVTGALHDPRVMVFEPAKWVARLRETDPGWSPRCLFRVETGAGAHVGPAGRFAHLGYEAEIYAWVLDRLRPGND, from the coding sequence GTGCGCGCCGATCCCTACCACTGGATGCGTCGGACGGACTCCCCCGTCCTGCTCGCTCACCTCGAGGCCGAGCGACTCTGGTACGACACCGCGACCGGACATCTGAACTCCCTCGTCGAGACCCTACGGTCCGAGATGCTGGGCAGAGTGCCCGCTACTGATCGAACAGTCAGTTGGCGACTCCAAGGCTGTTCCTACTACACGGCTCTTCCCGCTGGAAGAGAACATCCACAGTTGTTGCGGGAAAAGGACGATTCCGATACCACTGAGGTCCTCCTCGACGTCAACGAGCTGGTCGACGATTCCGGGTACGTCGAGCTCGGACTGTCGGTCGTCAGCCCCGACCAGAAGTGGCTGGCCTACTCGGTCGACCGCACCGGCGACGAGGTCTACGAGCTGCGGTTCCGTGACCTCGAGACCGGCGCCGACCTGCCCGAGGTGGCACCGCGCACGTACTACGGAGGCGCTTGGAGCAGCGGGTCGGACCAGTTCTTCTACACGGTCCACGACGACGCCTACCGCCCCTTCCAGGTGTGGCGCCACGAGCTCGGCGCGCCAGTGGCCGACGACGTGCTCGTCCTCGAGGAGCCGGACGAGCGCTTCGAGCTGAGCATCAGGGCGACGCGAAGCGGCGCCTTGGTCGTCATCTGGTCGGAGAGCCGGGACACCCGCGAGGTGTGGGTGGTCGACGCCGCGTCGCCGACGTCGCCGCCGCGCTCGGTCGGCGGACGGCGCCCGGGCGTCGAGTACCACGCCGAGCACGTCGTCCTCCCCGACGGCACGGACACGCTGCTGCTGGTCACCAACGACGACGCCACCGAGTTCCGACTCGCCCGCTGTCCGGTGCCCAGCGATTCGGACCAGGACCACACGTCGTGGTCGCCGGCGCGGGCGGAGCGCCCCGACGAGCGGTTGGAGCGGGTGGACGGGTTCGCCGGACACGCCGTGCTGAGCTTCCGGTCGCAGACCCAGCACCGGCTACGGATCCTGCCGCTCGACGCGCTGGACGGCGACGGCATCGTGATCGAGCCGGCGTTCGACCGCGGCACGGTGGAAATCGGGCCCAACACCGACCACCACGCCACGACGGTGACCGTGGAGGACCAGTCCTACATCGAGCCGCCGGTCTGGTCGGCGGTCAGCCTCCGGACTGGCGAGCGCACCGAGCTGCTGAGGCGCCGAGCGCCGGGCCACCACGCGTCGGCGTACGTCTGCGAGAGCCGAAGCGTTCCGGCCCCCGACGGGACTCCCGTGCCGGTCACGCTGGTGCGCCACCGGGACACCCCGCTCGACGGCACCGCACCCGCCCTGTTCTACGGGTACGGCGCCTACGAGGCCGTCTACCCGGACCAGGAGTGGGACCCCGCGATCCCCTCACTGCTGGACCGCGGGGTCGTCTACGTCCATGCCCACGTCCGGGGCGGCGGAGAGGGCGGTCGGCGGTGGTGGCTGGGGGGACGGCTGGAGCACAAGCAGAACACGTTCACCGACTACGCCGCCGCGGCCGACGGGCTGGCTGGGCTCGTCGACGGCGAGCGGCTCGCCACCCGTGGGTTGAGTGCCGGCGGACTGCTGCAGGGCGCGGTCTTCAGCCAGCGGCCGGACCGATGGCGGGCCGTGGTCGCCGAGGTGCCTTTCGTCGACGTGGTGACCACGATGCTCGACGCCTCGATCCCGCTGACCATCACCGAGTGGGACGAGTGGGGGGACCCACGCCGGCGGGAGGACTTCGACTGGATGCTCGCCTACTCGCCGTACGACAACCCGCCCAGCGGCCCCCGACCCGACCTGCTCGTGACCGGGGCGCTGCACGACCCGCGCGTGATGGTCTTCGAGCCGGCCAAGTGGGTCGCCCGACTGCGCGAGACCGATCCAGGATGGTCACCGCGTTGTCTGTTCCGGGTCGAGACCGGCGCCGGCGCCCATGTCGGGCCCGCAGGCCGGTTCGCCCACCTCGGGTACGAGGCCGAGATCTACGCCTGGGTCCTGGATCGACTCCGCCCCGGAAATGACTGA
- a CDS encoding potassium channel family protein — protein sequence MTSVRAELSPARRRRLIGRGLLKAAASTLVLVVLYFVSPLERVDGVPVGVSLVVGLLLLLGVCTWQIRAIPRAAHPGVRAIEALAITAPLFLLLFAAAYFVMAQDDPESFNVQGLTRSDALYFTVTVFATVGFGDISATSQIARRLVTVQILLDLLVLGLGIRVFAGAVQRGRERQ from the coding sequence ATGACGAGCGTCCGCGCTGAGTTGTCGCCGGCCAGGCGACGTCGCCTCATCGGTCGCGGCCTGCTCAAAGCGGCGGCCTCGACCTTGGTGCTGGTGGTGTTGTACTTCGTCTCACCGCTCGAGCGCGTGGACGGTGTCCCCGTGGGCGTGTCTCTCGTCGTCGGGCTGCTGTTACTCCTCGGCGTGTGCACATGGCAGATACGTGCGATCCCGCGGGCAGCCCACCCGGGGGTGCGTGCGATCGAAGCGCTAGCAATCACCGCACCGCTATTCCTCTTGCTGTTCGCGGCGGCCTACTTCGTCATGGCACAAGACGATCCCGAGAGCTTCAACGTCCAAGGATTGACGCGGTCAGATGCGCTGTACTTCACGGTCACGGTCTTCGCGACCGTCGGCTTCGGCGACATCTCGGCCACCAGTCAGATCGCGCGACGTCTCGTCACGGTCCAGATACTGCTGGATCTACTCGTGCTCGGCCTGGGGATCCGAGTGTTCGCCGGCGCCGTTCAACGCGGCCGTGAACGGCAATGA
- a CDS encoding aminomethyltransferase family protein: MITTTPFHPRLSELNTQGLYTHWQGQLSALRYTHAPKHEYFAVRNAVGVFDTSPLYKYRITGPDAERLLSGALVRDIRTCRPGQAQYTAWCDDRGFVMHDGVAFRHSADDFLLTAGRPALSWFDELASGLRVHLEDVSGAYGMLAVQGPRSRAVLAALMPEAETLAFFGHSPAKVADAAVTLSRTGYTGDLGFEITVGADSAVAVLDAVLDAGSTHGIRPFGEEALMTLRIEAGLPLIDIEWHDARLAMSDADCVTPKELGFGWMLRGVRDGSRRFVGSEAIRRELLDGTSRWATTGIVVDPADWDRIHREVGLFPPKSEHPLPYESMVRDNDRAEVGYCTSLVYSPMLQRHVGIARVRPELAAVGTDLRLELAIAHHNTTVKVTTASMPFFDPARKKDE, encoded by the coding sequence ATGATCACGACCACGCCCTTCCACCCACGCCTGAGCGAGCTCAACACCCAGGGCCTCTACACACACTGGCAGGGGCAGCTGTCCGCGCTGCGGTACACCCACGCGCCGAAGCACGAGTACTTCGCGGTGCGCAACGCAGTCGGCGTCTTCGACACCTCGCCCCTGTACAAGTACCGCATCACCGGGCCCGACGCCGAGCGGCTGCTGTCCGGCGCGCTGGTGCGGGACATCCGCACCTGCCGGCCGGGCCAGGCGCAGTACACGGCGTGGTGCGACGACCGTGGCTTCGTCATGCACGACGGTGTCGCGTTCCGCCATTCCGCTGACGACTTCCTGCTCACCGCGGGCCGCCCCGCGCTCTCGTGGTTCGATGAGCTGGCGTCCGGCCTGCGGGTGCACCTCGAGGACGTGTCCGGGGCCTACGGGATGCTCGCCGTCCAGGGACCGCGCTCCCGGGCGGTGCTCGCCGCCCTGATGCCCGAGGCCGAGACGTTGGCGTTCTTCGGCCACTCGCCGGCCAAGGTGGCCGACGCGGCGGTGACCCTTTCGCGCACCGGCTACACCGGCGACCTCGGGTTCGAGATCACCGTCGGGGCCGACAGCGCGGTCGCCGTGCTCGACGCGGTGCTCGACGCCGGGTCCACCCACGGCATCCGCCCGTTCGGGGAGGAGGCGCTGATGACGCTGCGCATCGAGGCCGGCCTCCCGCTCATCGACATCGAGTGGCACGACGCCCGACTGGCGATGAGCGACGCCGACTGCGTCACCCCCAAGGAGCTGGGTTTCGGCTGGATGCTTCGCGGCGTCCGCGACGGTTCCCGGCGGTTCGTCGGGTCCGAGGCGATCCGCCGCGAGCTCCTCGACGGCACATCCCGCTGGGCGACCACCGGCATCGTCGTCGACCCCGCCGACTGGGACCGGATCCACCGCGAGGTCGGCCTGTTCCCGCCGAAGTCCGAGCACCCGTTGCCCTACGAGTCGATGGTGCGGGACAACGATCGGGCGGAGGTCGGCTACTGCACGAGCTTGGTGTACTCGCCGATGCTGCAGCGGCACGTCGGCATCGCCCGGGTCCGCCCCGAGCTCGCGGCGGTCGGCACCGACCTTCGGCTCGAGCTCGCGATCGCCCACCACAACACGACGGTGAAGGTCACCACGGCCTCGATGCCGTTCTTCGACCCTGCCCGGAAAAAGGATGAGTGA